Proteins encoded within one genomic window of Thermodesulfobacteriota bacterium:
- a CDS encoding NAD(P)/FAD-dependent oxidoreductase, with protein MRTFDVIIIGAGPAGATCARTLARRGTRVLLLDRERFPRSKPCGGGFSRKAKDLFDFDLTPAIEADITRTEISLRSLKPTVISSPEGAGFMVTRGRFDALLVKKAVEDGAELHEQESFVALHPEKNGWVVRTDRDRYYADFLVGADGAVSRTARCLGLMQSFDRYAPALTAEVEVSPGQLEPVNDLARFDFHVVKKGYAWIFPKSDHLSVGVFSTSLRPRGLNAVLLRYINDHDLLRGKKIRYWKGGLIPRGGTRRILVNKTALLAGDAAAMPDPFFGEGIYYAARSGMMAAEAIAKAAAGGTGSLEHYQTAVNREITRDLWWARVFNFGFYRFPFAFYPAIRKSAHLQQLIISINNGRITWKQGVAEMVRTLPLWMSQTLLP; from the coding sequence ATGCGAACTTTCGACGTTATCATCATCGGCGCGGGACCGGCCGGCGCCACCTGCGCCAGGACGCTGGCCCGCCGGGGAACGCGCGTGCTGCTCCTGGACAGGGAGCGGTTTCCCAGGTCGAAACCGTGCGGCGGCGGTTTTTCCCGGAAGGCAAAGGACCTGTTTGATTTTGACCTGACGCCCGCTATCGAAGCCGACATCACCCGCACCGAAATTTCTTTAAGGTCCCTAAAGCCGACCGTGATCAGCAGCCCGGAGGGGGCCGGTTTCATGGTCACCCGGGGCCGATTTGACGCCCTGCTGGTTAAAAAAGCGGTGGAAGACGGCGCCGAACTGCATGAGCAGGAGTCGTTCGTTGCACTGCATCCGGAAAAAAACGGCTGGGTTGTCCGTACCGATCGGGACCGCTATTATGCCGATTTTCTGGTTGGTGCCGACGGCGCGGTCTCACGGACGGCCCGCTGCCTGGGCCTGATGCAGTCCTTTGACCGCTATGCCCCGGCCCTGACCGCCGAAGTGGAAGTTTCCCCCGGGCAGCTGGAGCCGGTCAACGACCTGGCCCGCTTTGACTTTCACGTAGTCAAGAAGGGGTATGCCTGGATATTCCCCAAATCGGATCACCTCTCCGTGGGCGTTTTCTCCACCAGCCTTCGGCCCAGGGGCCTGAACGCCGTCCTGCTCCGCTATATCAATGATCACGACCTGCTGCGGGGGAAAAAAATCCGCTACTGGAAAGGCGGCCTCATCCCCCGGGGAGGAACCCGCCGGATCCTGGTGAACAAAACCGCCCTGCTGGCCGGGGACGCCGCCGCCATGCCCGACCCCTTCTTCGGGGAAGGAATTTATTACGCCGCCCGATCCGGGATGATGGCAGCCGAGGCAATCGCAAAAGCCGCGGCCGGCGGGACCGGCTCCCTTGAGCATTATCAGACCGCGGTCAACCGGGAGATTACCCGTGACCTGTGGTGGGCCCGGGTGTTCAATTTCGGGTTTTACCGTTTTCCTTTTGCCTTTTACCCGGCTATCCGCAAGTCAGCCCATCTGCAACAGCTGATCATCTCTATCAACAACGGCCGCATCACCTGGAAGCAGGGTGTGGCGGAAATGGTCCGTACCCTGCCCCTGTGGATGTCTCAAACGCTGCTGCCGTGA
- the purN gene encoding phosphoribosylglycinamide formyltransferase has protein sequence MTIRIGALISGTGSNLSAVMAACRSGKIDGRVVFAGADNPGAAGLEKARAAEIPAFVVDYRDMIRQYRQSPESFSAPDDFDAESVYRKTALFEGRPLDEVMRAFLTIRAAAEARLLKEMTAYPCDLLILAGFMRNLTPYFIDRFNTDPARPRIMNIHPALLPAFPGVDGYGDTFRYGCKVGGCTVHFIDYGEDTGPIIGQRSFEILPEDTIDTVRQKGLSLEWELYPYCIQLFAENRLRLKKLAHEQEGIKTERTIVVVQ, from the coding sequence ATGACGATCCGCATCGGCGCGCTGATTTCGGGAACCGGTTCCAACCTGTCGGCGGTGATGGCCGCCTGCCGGTCGGGCAAAATAGACGGCAGGGTGGTCTTTGCCGGGGCGGACAATCCCGGCGCGGCCGGTCTGGAAAAAGCCAGGGCAGCGGAAATTCCCGCGTTCGTCGTGGATTACCGGGACATGATCCGTCAATACCGGCAATCCCCGGAATCTTTTTCCGCTCCGGATGATTTTGATGCCGAGTCGGTCTACAGGAAAACAGCCTTATTTGAGGGCCGCCCACTGGATGAAGTGATGCGGGCATTTCTAACCATCCGGGCCGCGGCCGAAGCCCGGCTGCTGAAAGAGATGACGGCCTATCCCTGTGACCTTTTGATCCTGGCCGGATTCATGCGCAACCTGACGCCTTATTTTATCGACCGGTTCAACACCGACCCGGCGCGACCCCGGATCATGAACATTCATCCGGCCCTGCTGCCGGCATTTCCCGGTGTGGACGGGTATGGCGATACCTTCCGTTACGGCTGCAAGGTCGGCGGCTGTACGGTTCATTTTATCGATTACGGCGAGGACACGGGACCGATTATCGGCCAGCGGTCCTTTGAAATCCTTCCGGAAGACACCATTGACACCGTCAGGCAGAAAGGCTTGAGCCTGGAATGGGAATTGTATCCATACTGCATCCAGCTTTTTGCGGAAAACCGTCTGCGGCTGAAAAAGCTGGCCCATGAGCAGGAGGGAATAAAGACGGAACGGACGATCGTTGTCGTCCAATAA
- a CDS encoding SagB/ThcOx family dehydrogenase yields the protein MTKTSRHYHRLTAYDRHRMTPHPMNWAAQPRQFKSYSDLPAVTLPEISSLFPGEWDVVSSGSVTDDRPAPPDMEDLSRIFYLANGLTGRSRHQGGYFYYRSPPSAGALYPNELYLAWFGSDDLTAGLYHYEPHQRQLTRLRDGDFRAFMPEAEDSHGVFLISGIFFRSAWKYRNRAYRYVLLDGGHLVESARLALVAAGQPGALFYDFDDHQINRLLGVDPDREVGLAGIRIGRGSAPSPLSISALDELPLRIAAASRVSETETAYEEIAVAHRSGETVLPVPVDVPDIQAPDLGLAIDQWRPFLFSFDPGNDPIRFGYAQAVIRRRSRRNFIPEPVSTGQFACLLEMICRACLTGEQEVPAVSKTVQTGFLCWNVDDIRPGFYLLNPASRQFGSVAAMDLIPSMTAACLNQEWLKNAAVHFLFMTNLDTIDRRLGPRGYRYAMMTAGRLGHAVYLAATAMGLGCCGIGAFYDNEAEQLLGLNGSSALLYLAAVGQIK from the coding sequence ATGACAAAAACGTCCCGGCACTATCATCGCCTCACCGCCTATGACCGTCACCGGATGACGCCCCACCCCATGAACTGGGCCGCCCAGCCACGGCAATTCAAGTCCTATAGCGATCTTCCCGCCGTGACACTCCCGGAAATCTCCAGCCTTTTCCCCGGGGAATGGGACGTCGTTTCTTCCGGGAGCGTAACCGATGACCGGCCCGCTCCTCCGGATATGGAAGACCTGTCCAGAATCTTCTATCTGGCCAATGGACTGACCGGCCGGTCCCGTCATCAGGGCGGTTATTTTTATTACCGCAGCCCCCCGTCGGCCGGGGCGCTTTACCCCAACGAGCTTTATCTGGCCTGGTTCGGCAGTGACGACCTGACGGCGGGGCTTTATCATTATGAACCGCACCAGCGGCAACTGACCCGTCTTCGTGACGGCGATTTCCGGGCGTTCATGCCGGAAGCCGAGGACAGCCACGGTGTTTTCCTCATCTCCGGCATCTTCTTTCGAAGCGCCTGGAAATACCGCAACCGCGCTTACCGCTATGTTCTGCTGGACGGCGGTCATCTGGTTGAAAGCGCCCGCCTGGCCCTGGTCGCCGCCGGCCAACCGGGCGCGTTGTTCTATGATTTTGACGATCATCAGATCAATCGCCTGCTGGGGGTTGATCCGGACCGTGAAGTCGGTCTGGCCGGCATCCGCATCGGCAGGGGCAGCGCCCCATCACCGCTTTCGATAAGCGCCCTGGATGAACTGCCGCTCCGAATCGCCGCCGCCAGCCGGGTTTCGGAAACGGAAACCGCTTACGAGGAAATTGCCGTGGCCCATCGGTCCGGGGAAACCGTCCTGCCCGTTCCCGTCGATGTCCCGGATATCCAGGCGCCCGACCTGGGCCTTGCCATCGATCAATGGCGGCCTTTTCTGTTTTCTTTTGATCCCGGCAATGACCCCATACGGTTCGGTTATGCCCAGGCCGTGATACGACGGCGGTCGCGGCGCAACTTTATCCCCGAGCCGGTTTCAACCGGGCAATTCGCCTGCCTGCTGGAAATGATCTGCCGGGCATGCCTGACCGGCGAGCAGGAGGTTCCGGCCGTTTCAAAGACCGTTCAGACCGGTTTTCTCTGCTGGAATGTGGATGACATCAGACCGGGGTTTTACCTGCTGAATCCGGCCTCGCGGCAGTTCGGCTCCGTGGCCGCCATGGATCTGATTCCGTCCATGACCGCCGCCTGCCTGAACCAGGAATGGCTGAAGAACGCCGCCGTCCATTTTCTGTTCATGACCAATCTGGACACCATCGATCGCCGTCTGGGCCCCAGGGGATACCGTTACGCCATGATGACCGCCGGACGGCTGGGGCATGCCGTTTACCTGGCGGCCACGGCCATGGGCCTGGGGTGCTGCGGGATCGGCGCCTTTTACGACAATGAGGCGGAACAACTGCTGGGGCTGAACGGATCGTCGGCCCTGCTGTACCTGGCGGCTGTGGGGCAGATTAAATAG
- the lepB gene encoding signal peptidase I, producing MMTAGTIRRFLFPRPDRRYLVRVLIVALTAFVIFKFVLIPFRISGDSMWPTYRNGGMNFCFTLAFLFSDPVRADVVTIRLAGNRAMLLKRIVALENDTVEFRDGRLLVNQQVVPEPYVSGPCDWNLPPRTVKPGHVYVVGDNRSVPMDRHHFGQTPVERIVGEPLW from the coding sequence ATGATGACCGCAGGCACCATCCGCCGCTTTCTGTTTCCGCGACCGGACCGGCGCTATCTTGTCCGTGTCCTGATAGTCGCCCTCACCGCTTTTGTCATTTTCAAATTTGTTTTGATCCCCTTTCGTATCAGCGGGGACAGCATGTGGCCGACCTACCGGAACGGAGGCATGAACTTCTGTTTTACCCTGGCCTTTCTTTTTTCCGATCCCGTCCGAGCGGATGTGGTCACCATCCGGCTGGCCGGGAACCGGGCCATGCTGCTTAAACGGATCGTGGCCCTGGAGAATGACACGGTCGAGTTCCGGGATGGCCGGTTGCTGGTCAATCAGCAGGTGGTGCCGGAACCTTATGTGTCCGGACCGTGCGACTGGAACCTGCCCCCGCGCACGGTCAAACCCGGTCATGTTTACGTGGTCGGTGACAACCGCAGCGTGCCCATGGATCGGCACCACTTCGGGCAGACCCCTGTTGAAAGGATTGTCGGAGAGCCCCTATGGTAA